The Malus domestica chromosome 13, GDT2T_hap1 genome includes a window with the following:
- the LOC103453109 gene encoding sugar transport protein 13-like, with amino-acid sequence MAGGGFGAASGGGDFEAKITPLVIISCIMAASGGLMFGYDVGISGGVTSMPHFQKKFFPVVYKMTQEPGLESNYCKYDNQGLQLFTSSLYLAALMSTFVASYTTRSLGRKLTMFIAGIFFIIGTVFNAAAINLLMLIIGRILLGCGVGFANQAVPLFLSEIAPTRIRGALNILFQLNITIGILFANLINYGTNKITGGYGWRVSLGLAGIPAGLLTLGSLIVVDTPNSLIERGKLEEGKAVLKRIRGVDNVDPEFLEIVEASRVAKEVKNPFQNLLKRRNRPQLVIAVMMQVFQQFTGINAVMFYAPVLFQTLGFKSDASLYSAVITGAVNVLSTVVSIYFVDKAGRRMLLLEAGVQMFLSQMVVAIVMGLKVQDNSNNLTQGMAILVVIMVCSFVASFAWSWGPLGWLIPSETFPLEARSAGQSVAVCINMLFTFVIAQAFLSMLCHMKFGIFLFFSAWVLVMTIFAMFLIPETKGVPIEEMTERVWKQHWFWKRFMDDFEDDPKGKAHV; translated from the exons ATGGCAGGCGGTGGGTTTGGGGCCGCATCGGGAGGCGGAGACTTTGAAGCAAAGATCACGCCTCTTGTGATCATTTCTTGCATAATGGCCGCTAGCGGAGGCCTCATGTTTGGTTATGATGTTGGTATCTCAG GGGGTGTTACATCCATGCCCCATTTCCAGAAGAAATTCTTCCCGGTTGTGTATAAGATGACTCAAGAGCCTGGACTTGAGAGCAACTACTGCAAATATGATAATCAAGGCTTGCAGTTGTTCACATCTTCATTGTACCTGGCTGCTTTAATGTCAACCTTCGTTGCCTCGTACACAACCAGATCACTAGGCCGAAAGCTAACTATGTTTATTGCCGGGATATTTTTCATAATCGGAACAGTTTTTAATGCTGCAGCTATTAACCTTCTCATGCTTATCATAGGGAGGATCTTGCTTGGTTGTGGAGTTGGTTTTGCTAACCAG GCGGTACCGCTTTTCCTTTCGGAGATTGCACCCACAAGAATTCGAGGGGCACTTAACATCCTCTTCCAACTCAATATTACCATTGGCATTCTTTTTGCAAACCTTATCAATTACGGAACTAACAA AATTACGGGAGGATATGGATGGAGGGTATCGCTGGGTTTGGCTGGGATTCCAGCCGGTTTGCTAACCTTGGGGTCGCTCATTGTGGTAGACACTCCTAACAGTTTGATTGAACGAGGCAAGTTGGAGGAAGGAAAAGCAGTTCTTAAAAGGATTCGTGGTGTTGACAATGTGGATCCAGAATTCTTAGAGATTGTTGAGGCAAGTCGGGTGGCTAAAGAAGTGAAGAATCCCTTCCAAAATCTCCTTAAGCGTAGGAACAGGCCACAACTGGTCATTGCAGTTATGATGCAGGTGTTCCAGCAATTCACTGGCATCAACGCAGTCATGTTCTACGCTCCGGTTTTGTTTCAGACGTTGGGTTTTAAGAGCGATGCCTCCCTCTACTCAGCTGTTATAACAGGAGCTGTCAACGTGCTATCAACCGTTGTATCAATCTACTTTGTTGACAAAGCTGGTCGCCGCATGCTCTTATTAGAAGCCGGGGTCCAAATGTTCCTTTCTCAAATGGTGGTTGCAATAGTGATGGGACTCAAAGTCCAGGATAACTCTAATAACCTTACCCAAGGCATGGCTATTCTTGTTGTCATTATGGTTTGCAGTTTTGTTGCCTCCTTTGCATGGTCTTGGGGACCTCTCGGGTGGTTGATTCCTAGTGAGACTTTCCCTTTGGAAGCTCGCTCAGCTGGCCAGAGTGTGGCTGTGTGCATCAACATGCTCTTCACCTTTGTTATAGCACAAGCCTTCCTCTCAATGCTTTGCCATATGAAGTTTGGCATCTTCCTGTTCTTTAGTGCTTGGGTCCTTGTCATGACAATCTTTGCAATGTTCTTAATTCCCGAGACCAAGGGTGTCCCAATCGAAGAGATGACAGAAAGAGTCTGGAAGCAACATTGGTTCTGGAAGAGATTCATGGATGACTTTGAAGATGATCCCAAGGGCAAGGCCCATGTTTGA